The genomic region AACCACTAGGGTACAGGCTTGGCTTAGCAAGTAAGCTCGGAATAATTATAGCGGATATGCATAAGAAGCTAAACGATAAATTCAGCACAGACTTTTTCGGCTTAGAAAAAATAAGTAATGAAGATATTGAAAGATGGATTAAAAGAATAGATTCGAGATATAAAGAAATATTAAAGATACTAAGCGATTTAGAGAGCAAGGCTGATAAGAAACGCGATATTAGAAGATATAGTTTCTGGAGAGAAGTTCTCGAAGAAAAAGCCTACTCAATAATTGAAGATGCTAAGACGCGTATGGAACTTTTCAGAGATAGTAATAAAGGGAGGATCCACCAAGATCTTCACTTAGCACAAATGATATATTCCGTGGAGAACGAAGACTTCATAATTACGGATTTCGAGGGAGAGCCTGGACGTAGCGATGATGAAAGAGTTGAGAAAGAACCGTTTCTCAGAGATATCGCCACTATGATCCGTAGTTTCCAATATCTTGCCTTCATGACCTATTTAGAAGTTAAGGGTAAAAGTATAGAGCAAGTAGCTAAGAAGCTGTTGAGGAACGATGTTACTTGGGAATGGCGTATGAGACATAGTCTTAGCATGTTGTTATCATATTTAGCATCTACACAGAAACCCAATATTCACGGTATTAATACGCAGTTATTAATAGAACAATACAATCAACTACTTATGCCTTGGCTTGTTGAGAGAGCGCTATATGAGATCATGTATGAAGCTATGTACAGGCCTGAATGGATACCTGTCCCATTGATCGGCTTATTAAATCCAGCAATACCAACGTTGCCTCTCAAATAACATATTATCTTAAAAAACAATATATTTCATTAGAAAATATTGATTGGTGAAAGTTTTGAGCGATATTGTATTCATGTTTGAAGTGCATCAACCATATAGACTTGATAGAAACGCATATAATAAACTACTCGAAAAAGCTCTACGAGGAAGACTTGAGCCACATGATCTTGAAGACGCTATTTTCGATAATGGACTGAACAAATTAGTGATAGAAAGAGCTTCTACAAAATGCTATATTCCAGCAACTAAGATAATATTGGAAAACATAAAGAGATATGCTAATAGTAATAAACCATTTAAAGTCGCTTATTCTATTAGTGGTGTTTTCATAGAACAAGTTAGGATGTGGAAGCCTGAAGTAATAGATCTATTTATGGAGCTACGTGAAACAGGTATGGTGGAATTTGTTGAGCAAACATATTATCATAGCATGGCTGCTTTCATGCCTTTAAAGGACTGGTCTGAGTTGAGAGAGCAAATACTTGAGCACCGCAGAGCTATGAAGGAATTATTCGATTATGAACCTAAGAGCATAGAGAATACTGAGTTCTCATACAATAATGATATTGCTTGGCTATTCTCCTCTATGGGATACAAAGTTGTATTAACTGAGGGTGTTGACTGGGTTCTCGGATGGAGATCGCCTAATTATGTTTATAGAGCATATGGTAGTGATATCAAGGTTTTAACGAGAAATTATAGGTTAAGCGATGATATAGGTTATAGGTTTAGCGATAGAAACTGGGATCAATACCCATTAACAGCGGATAAGTATGCATCATGGCTAGCTGCAACTCCTGGAGACGTAATATTTCTCGCAATGGATTATGAGACTTTCGGAGAACATCACTGGCCAGAAACCGGGATACACGAGTTCTTGAGATGGTTGCCGGGAGAGATATTGAAGTATAATCACTTATATACTTCGACTCCAAGCGAGGTAGTAGATAAGTATCCTGCTAGAGACATCATAGATGTTCCACCATGGAATACGATTAGTTGGGCTGATGAACGAGATCTAAGTGCTTGGCTAGGAAATCATATGCAGAGAAACGCGTTCAAGATCCTTGTTGATCTAAGGCCTTATGTGAAAGCATTAGATGAGCCCGAGATTACCCGTATCTGGAAGCTTCTAACAATAAGTGATCACCTATACTATATTGCCACAAAGTTTGGAAGCATAGAACAAGTACACAGTTATTTCTCGCCATACAAGAACGCACCAGATGCTTATGCAATATATGTTCAAGCCCTAAGTCTTCTAGCAGGATTAATAGCGGAGAAAATAGAGCAGAAAAAATATGATGTGGCAAGAAAACTAGTACTACCAATGAATAAGGCGTTCTACTTCTATAAACCAACAGGAGAATATACAGGATATAGTGCAACCAATATAAAGGAATTCCTAGAAATAATTAGTAAAGCCCCAGCAGAATCAATACTATATCATTTAAAAAGAGGAGATTTCCAAGCATGGCTAAGAAGCATATTCGGTTTAGACGAAATAGCTGACGAACTAGACAAGATATCTTCTCAACCATTATCAGCTGAGGAAGCTCGGAAAGCCGTCTCAGATATAATAAGAAAATTTCTGAGCAGTACATAAATCATAGAATCCAAGAGGATTATCTTAGAAAAACTATTTTATGTGGGAGGATTTTTACCTTAGATCATGGGTTGAGGTTGAGGCTGATGTATCTCCGTAAATCCCTATCAGTCATATTGCTGGTACTTATAGCTGTGTTCTTCATGGCTGATCAAAATCTTTTACCGCCTAATTACCAGTTTATTATGAAGGAATTCGGCATATCTGAAGTTCAAATAGGGCTTGTTTCATCAATATTTGTCGCTACTAGTGCGGTCATTACTATACTGTGGGGTTTTCTAGCTGATGTGGTTTCGAGGAAGAAATTATTGCTTATAGGAGTGTATTTAGGGGAAATCCCGTGTTTTCTCACAGCATTCGTAACTAACTATTGGCAATTATTGTTTCTAAGACTCCTAACAGGTATAGGTATAGGATCAATAATACCTATAGCTTATACACTAATAGCTGATATGTATGAAGAAGCGAAGAGAGGGCGTGGATACGGCTATATAAGTACTGCATTTGGAATAGGTATACTGCTTGGAATGATACTTGCAGGGGTTATTCCTAGCTGGAGACTTCCTTTTATATATGTATCAGTTCCCAACTGGATACTTGCACCATTATTTTATATAGTAGCTGAAGAGCCTAAGAAGGGTGCTGGAGAAAAGGTTCTCAGAGAAGCATATGAAAAAGGTATTGAGTATACTTATAAGATTTCATTGAGCGCTATAAAAAAGAGCTTTGAAACCGTTACAAACATACTCATATTTGCACAAGGCATCTTTGGAACAGTTCCATGGGGAGTTCTAGTTTATTGGCTAGTATCATTTCTTATGATAACGAGAGGAATGACAAAGGAAACTGCAACAATAACGTTGCTTCTGCTAGGGATAGCGACAGTTATAGGCAATTTTATAGGTGGTTTTCTAGGTGATTATGCGGAGAAAAAGAAGAGAGGCGGAAGAGCGATACTTACTGGTCTAGCTATCTTTGTGGGCATGATCGTGACTATATTCATATTAGTATATCCATTACCAAGTAATCCCACCCTTACAGACTGGATATTCATAGGGCTCTACAGTATCGGGTTAATACAGTTAGTTAGCTTTGCTTCTCCAAACGTTCCAGCTATAATATCTCAAGTAAATCTACCGGAGGATCGTGGAACGGTTTTCGGCATATTCAATATACTTGACAATGTTGGACGTGCCATAGGCCCAGTTCTTGGAGGAGCATTAATTGAGTATTTTAGGTCGATTGGATACTCTAATCCGGATGCATATTTATGGGCACTAATAGTTTCTACATTATTCTGGATTCCATGTTCATTGATTTGGATATTTATCTATAAGAAGTATCCAGAGGATAGGGATGAGATCATTAGGATTCTCGAGGAAAGAATTAAGGTTTTAAGTAAAGCGAGATAAAAATTTTATTCGAGGTTCTTTAATCCATATTTTTCTAGGTATTCATCACTTATAGTCTTGGTACGTGCTATTTGACTATATACATATGCGCTTTTTCTAGGTTTTCTCTCAAAAGTCTTATAATCAACTTCTACTAGTCCGAACCTTTGGTTAAATCCTTTATCCCACTCAAAATTATCCATGAAGCTCCAGTAGAAATATCCTTTCACCTTTGCTCCTTCATTCATGGCTTTATATAAGTATTGTAAGTGCCTGATAATGGATAAAATCCTTAATTCATCATTTTCTACTGCAACACCGTTCTCTGTAATGATTATTTCTTTGCCGTATTTCTCATGAGTTTTCATTACAACTTCATATATTCCTCTAGGATATATGCAGTAACCCATAGTTGTCCATAGACCTGTATCTAATGGTTCGACTTTAATATGTAGTTTAAAAGGATTCCAAGTATATTTTACAATATATGATGAATAATAGTTTATGCCTATGAAATCAATATTTCCGGGCTCAACTCGGTATTTTCCACGGAGAGTTTCTAGTTCTCCCCTTAATATTCCGTTGAGAAATCCCCAGTTGAATGCTTTATCGACTTTATGATAAATATTAATGTCTTTTCCTCTATTAGATCCTGGTTTAAATGCTATCATGTTTTTAGCTATGCCTACAATACCGTGTTTATGAAGTATATTATAGGCTTCATTATGTGCTTTTAAAAGATTCTTAGTTACTTGATCAGCTATTTTTAAATTTTTAATTCCAGGTGGCCATTCGCCGGAAATATATCCTTGTAAAACATATATTATTGGTTCATTAATAGTGATCCATATTTTCACGTCTTTTATCTCGGAAGCTATAAGTTCTACATATTTTATAAAATATTTTATGTTCTCTTCCCTAGTCCATCCACCAATTTTCATAAACCATTGCGGGTTTGTGAAGTGGTGAAGAGTGATTACAGGTTCTATCCCGTATTTTCTAAGTAGATTAACTATTTCCTTATACTTATTAAGCGACTCATAATCTATATGATCTTTTCTGGGAAATATTCTACTCCACTCTATGGAGAACCTATAAGCATTATATCCCAGCTCAGCCATAAGCTCTATGTCTTCTTTATAGAGTTCCCAATGATTACATGCCTTACCCGATCTCACCTTAATCCTGCCTTTAGTCTCCCACTCCCACCAATCATTAAATATGTTATTACCCTCGATCTGGTGCGATGATGTAGCTGTTCCAAACAAGAAATAATCAGGAAACCTTATCAAGATTTATCCTCTATAACTTTACTAGATTAAACATAAAATGATCAGATTTATAAAATATTATGTCTTATCTGTTCAAATAAATCTAGTTTTTTATAATATTTATTGTGAACAGTTTTGGACAACCATTATAAAAATGGGGGAGCTAAATATATTTAAGAAACATTAAGCTCTAACTGTGGTGAAACATGTCTTGGCCAGAATAAACTTTATATTTACAATTCACTTTCATCAACCAACAGGCCAGCTTGAATGGATTAATAGGAGAATATTTGAGAACAGCTATAAGTTGTTGCTCGACATTATGAAGAGTTATGCTGATCTAAAATTTACAGTTCATATTAGTGGTCCCCTGCTCCTATGGTTAGTGGATAATTATCCTGAATGGATAAATGAAATGGCTAGACTCGGAGACTATGGTACTATCGAGTTTTTAGCTGGAAGTATGGGTGAAGCCATTCTACCACTACTTCCCTCGGAGGATAGATATTATCAAGTAAGAGAGTATCTTAGATTCTTCGAGAAAATATTTGGGTATAAACCTAAAGGATTATGGCTTCCGGAAAGAGTATGGGAGCCTAGTCTTCCAGAACCATTAGCTAAGAACGGGATTGAATACGTATTCATAGATGATTCGACACTGTATAGAGCTGGGCAAAGCAGTGATAATGCATATTATGCATGGATTACTGAGGAGGGAGGAAAAATTGTTAAGTTATTCTTTATAGATACAGCTTTAAGATACATTCTTCCTTGGAGAACTAGTGAAGAAGTATTCAACTATATGCTTTCGAAAGGAGATGAGGAAGGAAGTAGGGTGATCGTGTGGGGGAGTGATGCTGAAAAGTTTGGTGAGTGGAAAGATGCGGAATGGGCTAGGTGGTGGTTAAACGATTTCCTATCTAAAATTAGGAGTAGAAGACACGAAATAAACATGGTTCACCCGCTCGAGTACCTAAGAGAATACGGCGCTAGAGGATTAATGTACTTACCAACTGGAAGCTATGATAAAATGCTGGAGTGGAGCAATGGCTTCTTCCGTAACTTCTTGATTAAGTATAGAGAAAGCAATAATATGCATAAAAAAATGTTGTGGGTGAGGAGAAAACTTAAGAATGCACCAGAAGTAGCTGAAGAGGCATGGAGATATTATCACTTAGCACAATGCAACGATGCTTATTGGCATGGATTATTTGGAGGAATATATCTCTCTCATCTAAGACAAGCAATATATGAGTATTATTTGAAAGCGGAGAGACTAGCCGAAGAAGCTATGGATTATTATGATGAGGAACCTCTACACATATATTATACTGATTTCGACTATGATGGTAGAAACGAATACTTGTTTGAAACTAAAAAGCTTAACTTATATTTCAAACCGGACGATGGTGGGACGCTTTTCGAGTTCGATATAAAAGCTAAGAAACTAGAACATAATATCCAAGATACCATGACAAGATATTGGGAACCATATCTTGAAGGCGTAAAGTTTAATCCTGACTGGTATAGGAGAGTTAGTCTACGAATACATCTCTGGGCCCCCGACACTTCTATATGGGATTGGATCAATAATACACCGTTCAAGGATCAAAGCGATCTTGCTTTGAAAAGGTATAACACATCTTTAACAAAGGATAATGAGTTGATAATGAGAGCTCTGGGAGGACACTATGTTTATGGTATAGAACCAGCTAAGATCCTTGCTGAAAAGAAGATCAGGATCTTGGATGAAGGATTACTGACCGATTATAGAATAGTGAATCACGGTAATAGACTTGTAAACACAATAATAGGATTGGAATATCATGTGGCTCCAAAAATTGATAGGACCGGTAAAGGGGAACCAATTGGTTACGAAGTAAAAGATGGTTTCCACCGCTCAAATGAGTACTGGGTAGGAGACTATGATAAAGTCGTGATTAAAAGCTCAGTGTATCCAGATATAATACTTGAATCTAAAAATACTGAACAAGTATGGGTAGCACCATTAAACAGCTTAGCTAGAACGGATAAGGGAATGCAGGAAATATTCCAAGGAATAGCGATCATG from Staphylothermus marinus F1 harbors:
- a CDS encoding DUF5752 family protein, which codes for MSDIVFMFEVHQPYRLDRNAYNKLLEKALRGRLEPHDLEDAIFDNGLNKLVIERASTKCYIPATKIILENIKRYANSNKPFKVAYSISGVFIEQVRMWKPEVIDLFMELRETGMVEFVEQTYYHSMAAFMPLKDWSELREQILEHRRAMKELFDYEPKSIENTEFSYNNDIAWLFSSMGYKVVLTEGVDWVLGWRSPNYVYRAYGSDIKVLTRNYRLSDDIGYRFSDRNWDQYPLTADKYASWLAATPGDVIFLAMDYETFGEHHWPETGIHEFLRWLPGEILKYNHLYTSTPSEVVDKYPARDIIDVPPWNTISWADERDLSAWLGNHMQRNAFKILVDLRPYVKALDEPEITRIWKLLTISDHLYYIATKFGSIEQVHSYFSPYKNAPDAYAIYVQALSLLAGLIAEKIEQKKYDVARKLVLPMNKAFYFYKPTGEYTGYSATNIKEFLEIISKAPAESILYHLKRGDFQAWLRSIFGLDEIADELDKISSQPLSAEEARKAVSDIIRKFLSST
- a CDS encoding MFS transporter, with product MYLRKSLSVILLVLIAVFFMADQNLLPPNYQFIMKEFGISEVQIGLVSSIFVATSAVITILWGFLADVVSRKKLLLIGVYLGEIPCFLTAFVTNYWQLLFLRLLTGIGIGSIIPIAYTLIADMYEEAKRGRGYGYISTAFGIGILLGMILAGVIPSWRLPFIYVSVPNWILAPLFYIVAEEPKKGAGEKVLREAYEKGIEYTYKISLSAIKKSFETVTNILIFAQGIFGTVPWGVLVYWLVSFLMITRGMTKETATITLLLLGIATVIGNFIGGFLGDYAEKKKRGGRAILTGLAIFVGMIVTIFILVYPLPSNPTLTDWIFIGLYSIGLIQLVSFASPNVPAIISQVNLPEDRGTVFGIFNILDNVGRAIGPVLGGALIEYFRSIGYSNPDAYLWALIVSTLFWIPCSLIWIFIYKKYPEDRDEIIRILEERIKVLSKAR
- a CDS encoding glycoside hydrolase family 1 protein; the protein is MIRFPDYFLFGTATSSHQIEGNNIFNDWWEWETKGRIKVRSGKACNHWELYKEDIELMAELGYNAYRFSIEWSRIFPRKDHIDYESLNKYKEIVNLLRKYGIEPVITLHHFTNPQWFMKIGGWTREENIKYFIKYVELIASEIKDVKIWITINEPIIYVLQGYISGEWPPGIKNLKIADQVTKNLLKAHNEAYNILHKHGIVGIAKNMIAFKPGSNRGKDINIYHKVDKAFNWGFLNGILRGELETLRGKYRVEPGNIDFIGINYYSSYIVKYTWNPFKLHIKVEPLDTGLWTTMGYCIYPRGIYEVVMKTHEKYGKEIIITENGVAVENDELRILSIIRHLQYLYKAMNEGAKVKGYFYWSFMDNFEWDKGFNQRFGLVEVDYKTFERKPRKSAYVYSQIARTKTISDEYLEKYGLKNLE
- a CDS encoding alpha-amylase/4-alpha-glucanotransferase domain-containing protein — its product is MARINFIFTIHFHQPTGQLEWINRRIFENSYKLLLDIMKSYADLKFTVHISGPLLLWLVDNYPEWINEMARLGDYGTIEFLAGSMGEAILPLLPSEDRYYQVREYLRFFEKIFGYKPKGLWLPERVWEPSLPEPLAKNGIEYVFIDDSTLYRAGQSSDNAYYAWITEEGGKIVKLFFIDTALRYILPWRTSEEVFNYMLSKGDEEGSRVIVWGSDAEKFGEWKDAEWARWWLNDFLSKIRSRRHEINMVHPLEYLREYGARGLMYLPTGSYDKMLEWSNGFFRNFLIKYRESNNMHKKMLWVRRKLKNAPEVAEEAWRYYHLAQCNDAYWHGLFGGIYLSHLRQAIYEYYLKAERLAEEAMDYYDEEPLHIYYTDFDYDGRNEYLFETKKLNLYFKPDDGGTLFEFDIKAKKLEHNIQDTMTRYWEPYLEGVKFNPDWYRRVSLRIHLWAPDTSIWDWINNTPFKDQSDLALKRYNTSLTKDNELIMRALGGHYVYGIEPAKILAEKKIRILDEGLLTDYRIVNHGNRLVNTIIGLEYHVAPKIDRTGKGEPIGYEVKDGFHRSNEYWVGDYDKVVIKSSVYPDIILESKNTEQVWVAPLNSLARTDKGMQEIFQGIAIMFVKNVELKPREEFRSTVKYYVAP